A region from the Sphaerodactylus townsendi isolate TG3544 linkage group LG01, MPM_Stown_v2.3, whole genome shotgun sequence genome encodes:
- the DRAP1 gene encoding dr1-associated corepressor isoform X1 — translation MPSKKKKYNARFPPARIKKIMQTDEEIGKVAAAVPVIISRALELFLESLLKKACHVTQSRNAKTMTTSHLKQCIELEQQFDFLKDLVASVPDMQGDAEDNHVEGERIPRRGRKPGSGRKNGGTAGKGRDAKQSGTDSEQEDDSEDSESNGEDEVSQTAPSVRPTTHLPTAPAPYVHFTSPPVPAIPLPVTASTGAMPVPPPPVPPVPAQEDEEEDYDS, via the exons GCTCGAATCAAGAAGATCATGCAGACCGACGAGGAGATCGGAAAAgtggctgctgctgttcctgtgaTTATCT CTCGGGCACTGGAACTCTTTCTAGAATCCTTGCTGAAGAAAGCTTGCCACGTGACGCAGTCCAGAAATGCCAAGACTATGACAACCTCGCACCT GAAGCAGTGCATAGAGCTGGAGCAGCAGTTTGACTTTCTGAAGGACCTGGTTGCCTCCGTGCCAGATATGCAAGGAGATGCAGAGGATAACCATGTGGAGGGGGAAAGGATCCCCAGGAG GGGTCGGAAACCTGGCAGTGGGCGGAAGAACGGTGGCACAGCAGGCAAGGGAAGGGATGCCAAGCAGTCTGGCACGGACTCAGAGCAAGAG GATGACTCAGAAGACAGCGAGAGTAACGGGGAGGATGAAGTATCCCAGACTGCTCCCTCTGTTCGACCCACCACGCATCTCCCCAC GGCTCCAGCGCCATATGTACATTTCACCTCCCCGCCAGTTCCTGCAATACCTCTGCCCGTCACAGCATCAACAGGCGCTATGCCAGTTCCGCCCCCACCTGTGCCACCTGTGCCAGCCCAGGAAGACGAGGAGGAAGATTATGACTCCTAG
- the DRAP1 gene encoding dr1-associated corepressor isoform X2, which translates to MPSKKKKYNARFPPARIKKIMQTDEEIGKVAAAVPVIISRALELFLESLLKKACHVTQSRNAKTMTTSHLGRKPGSGRKNGGTAGKGRDAKQSGTDSEQEDDSEDSESNGEDEVSQTAPSVRPTTHLPTAPAPYVHFTSPPVPAIPLPVTASTGAMPVPPPPVPPVPAQEDEEEDYDS; encoded by the exons GCTCGAATCAAGAAGATCATGCAGACCGACGAGGAGATCGGAAAAgtggctgctgctgttcctgtgaTTATCT CTCGGGCACTGGAACTCTTTCTAGAATCCTTGCTGAAGAAAGCTTGCCACGTGACGCAGTCCAGAAATGCCAAGACTATGACAACCTCGCACCT GGGTCGGAAACCTGGCAGTGGGCGGAAGAACGGTGGCACAGCAGGCAAGGGAAGGGATGCCAAGCAGTCTGGCACGGACTCAGAGCAAGAG GATGACTCAGAAGACAGCGAGAGTAACGGGGAGGATGAAGTATCCCAGACTGCTCCCTCTGTTCGACCCACCACGCATCTCCCCAC GGCTCCAGCGCCATATGTACATTTCACCTCCCCGCCAGTTCCTGCAATACCTCTGCCCGTCACAGCATCAACAGGCGCTATGCCAGTTCCGCCCCCACCTGTGCCACCTGTGCCAGCCCAGGAAGACGAGGAGGAAGATTATGACTCCTAG
- the LOC125443377 gene encoding actin-related protein 2-B-like — MDSQGRRVVVCDNGTGFVKCGYAGSNFPEHIFPALVGRPIIRSTAKVGNIEIKDLMVGDEASELRSMLEVNYPMENGIVRNWDDMKYLWDYTFGPEKLNVDPRNCKILLTEPPMNPTKNREKIVEVMFETYQFEGVYIAIQAVLTLYAQGLLTGVVVDSGDGVTHICPVYEGFSLPHLTRRLDIAGRDITRYLIKLLLLRGYAFNHSADFETVRMMKEKLCYVGYNIDQEQKLAQETTVLVESYTLPDGRVIKVGGERFEAPEALFQPHLINVEGVGVAELLFNTIQAADIDTRAEFYKHIVLSGGSTMYPGLPSRLEREIKQLYLERVLKGDVEKLSKFKIRIEDPPRRKHMVFLGGAVLADIMKDKDNFWLRRDEYLEKGTRILEKLGVTVR, encoded by the exons ATGGACAGCCAGGGCCGCCGCGTGGTGGTCTGCGACAACGGCACCGGG TTTGTTAAATGTGGCTATGCCGGCTCGAACTTCCCTGAACATATCTTCCCAGCCTTGGTGGGACGTCCCATCATCCGTTCCACTGCCAAAGTTGGGAACATTGAGATCAAG GACCTGATGGTGGGGGACGAGGCCAGCGAACTACGCTCCATGTTGGAGGTGAACTACCCAATGGAGAATGGGATTGTGCGCAACTGGGATGACATGAAGTACTTATGGGACTACACCTTTGGACCTGAGAAACTCAATGTTGACCCCCGCAACTGCAAGATCCTGCTCACCGAGCCCCCCATGAACCCCACCAAGAACCGAGAGAAGATTGTTGAG GTGATGTTTGAGACCTACCAGTTTGAGGGAGTTTACATAGCTATTCAAGCTGTGTTGACACTCTATGCCCAGG GTCTCCTCACTGGTGTGGTAGTGGACTCAGGGGATGGTGTGACACATATCTGTCCGGTTTACGAGGGCTTCTCCTTGCCCCATCTCACCCGTCGGCTGGATATTGCAGGGCGTGACATCACACGTTACCTCATCAAG CTCTTGCTATTGCGTGGTTACGCTTTCAACCACTCAGCTGACTTTGAGACAGTGCGGATGATGAAGGAGAAGCTCTGTTATGTTGGCTACAACATTGACCAGGAACAGAAGCTGGCCCAAGAGACCACTGTGCTTGTGGAATCCTACACG CTCCCAGATGGACGAGTGATCAAAGTGGGGGGAGAGCGCTTTGAGGCCCCAGAGGCCTTGTTCCAGCCCCATCTCATCAACGTGGAGGGCGTGGGCGTGGCCGAGCTCCTGTTCAACACAATCCAGGCCGCTGACATTGACACCCG AGCCGAGTTCTACAAACACATTGTGCTTTCGGGCGGTTCCACAATGTACCCTGGGTTACCATCTCGCCTGGAGCGCGAGATCAAGCAGCTGTATTTGGAGCGGGTGCTGAAGGGCGACGTGGAAAAGTTGTCG AAATTCAAGATTCGCATTGAGGACCCGCCCCGGAGGAAGCACATGGTGTTCTTAGGTGGGGCAGTGCTTGCTGACATCATGAAAGATAAAGACAACTTCTGGCTGCGACGGGATGAGTACTTGGAGAAAGGAACCCGTATCTTGGAGAAGCTGGGGGTGACGGTGCGATAG